The Megalops cyprinoides isolate fMegCyp1 chromosome 10, fMegCyp1.pri, whole genome shotgun sequence genome window below encodes:
- the akirin1 gene encoding akirin-1, which translates to MACGATLKRSMEFEALLSPQSPKRRRCNPLPGTPGTPSPQRCNLRPPTDSPSHSSSPQSMGGEHRLTPEQIFQNIKQEYSRYQRRRQLEGAFNQSEGCSPALPAPSSPPGASSVRKDQPSFTLRQVGYLCERLLKDHEEKIREEYEHILNTKLAEQYESFVKFTQDQIMRRYGARPASYVS; encoded by the exons ATGGCGTGTGGAGCCACGTTAAAGCGCTCGATGGAGTTTGAGGCCCTCCTGAGTCCCCAGTCCCCAAAGCGGAGGAGGTGCAACCCGCTGCCGGGGACCCCAGGCACTCCGTCCCCGCAAAGATGCAATCTCCGGCCGCCCACAGACAGTCCCTCGCACTCGTCGTCGCCTCAGTCGATGGGAGGAGAACACAGGCTTACCCCAG AGCAGATCTTCCAGAACATTAAGCAGGAGTACAGCCGCTACCAGAGGCGGCGGCAGCTGGAGGGGGCCTTCAACCAGAGCGAGGGCTGCAGCCCCGCCCTCCCTGCGCCCAGCTCCCCACCAG GTGCCTCCTCGGTGAGGAAGGACCAGCCCTCGTTCACCCTGCGACAGGTGGGCTACCTGTGTGAGCGTCTCCTCAAAGACCACGAAGAGAAGATCCGCGAGGAGTACGAACACATCCTCAACACAAAACTCGCAG AACAATACGAATCCTTCGTGAAATTCACACAAGACCAGATCATGCGCAGATACGGCGCCAGGCCAGCAAGTT ATGTCTCTTGA
- the cnr2 gene encoding cannabinoid receptor 2: MSLDNISHAEAAAEAAVSNDSCEKLQCYMVLTEQEKKAIGSICFLTGPVTFLENVLVLSLIVATPALRRRPSYLFIGSMALADVFASCFFTASFLDFHLFGPPQDNKSAYLFKLGGVTLAFTGSVGSLLLTALDRYLCIHHAPQYKTLLTRRRALVGLALLWAVTALVSFLPLMGWTCHTGLNPPCSRLFPYIHHRYLACWSSFTLVLLALILAAYALILWRAHQHEAAMMGRQGARLAPAPGGQVRMRMDIRLARMLGLILLILVVCWLPVLSFMLADVSLRLTKAHQRAFAFCSTLCLVNSAVNPLLYALRCRELREALGRTLGRGICGRCPWRGTAPPLPHPAANDSSLASEADEALRGSLSEKVDKQQLGIIRK, encoded by the coding sequence ATGTCCTTGGACAATATTAGCCACGCCGAGGCAGCCGCCGAGGCAGCCGTCTCGAACGATTCGTGCGAGAAGCTGCAGTGCTACATGGTTCTGACGGAGCAGGAGAAGAAGGCCATCGGCTCCATCTGCTTCCTCACCGGCCCCGTCACCTTCCTGGAGAACGTGCTGGTGCTGAGTCTGATCGTGGCCACGCCCGCCCTGCGCCGCCGCCCCTCCTACCTCTTCATCGGCAGCATGGCGCTGGCCGACGTCTTCGCCAGCTGCTTCTTCACCGCCAGCTTCCTGGACTTCCACCTGTTTGGGCCTCCGCAGGACAACAAGTCGGCCTACCTGTTCAAGCTGGGCGGGGTGACGCTGGCCTTCACGGGGTCGGTGGGAAGCCTGCTGCTGACCGCGCTCGACCGCTACCTCTGCATCCACCACGCGCCGCAGTACAAGACACTGCTGACGCGGCGCCGGGCGCTGGTGGGACTGGCGCTGCTCTGGGCCGTCACCGCCCTGGTGTCCTTCCTCCCGCTGATGGGCTGGACTTGCCACACAGGCCTGAACCCGCCCTGCTCCCGCCTCTTCCCCTACATCCACCACCGCTACCTGGCCTGCTGGTCCAGCTTCACGCTGGTGCTGCTGGCCCTCATCCTGGCGGCCTACGCGCTCATCCTGTGGCGCGCGCACCAGCACGAGGCCGCCATGATGGGGCGGCAGGGGGCCCGGCTGGCGCCCGCGCCCGGCGGCCAGGTGCGCATGCGCATGGACATCAGGCTGGCGCGCATGCTGGGGCTGATCCTGCTGATCCTGGTGGTGTGCTGGCTGCCCGTGCTCTCCTTCATGCTGGCCGACGTCTCCCTGCGCCTCACCAAGGCCCACCAGCGCGCCTTCGCCTTCTGCAGCACGCTCTGCCTCGTCAACTCCGCCGTCAACCCTCTGCTGTACGCGCTGCGCTGCCGGGAGCTGCGGGAGGCGCTGGGCCGCACCCTCGGGCGGGGCATCTGTGGCCGCTGCCCGTGGAGGGGGAccgcccctcctctcccccacccaGCGGCCAACGACAGCAGCCTGGCGTCAGAGGCTGACGAGGCTCTCCGGGGGTCGCTGTCCGAGAAAGTGGACAAACAGCAGCTGGGCATCATCAGGAagtga